One Archangium violaceum genomic window, GAGCAGCGGCTCCAGCTCCAGGATGCGCGCGGCGCGGCCCACCTTCTCATCGATGAGCTTGCGGTCCGCCTTGGCCAGCTCCAGGGAGAAGGACATGTTCTGGCGGACCGTCATATGCGGGTAGAGCGCATAGGACTGGAACACCATGGCCAGGTTGCGTTTGGCCGAGGGCAGGCCCGTGATGTCCTGCCCGTCGAGCAGGATTTCACCGGACGTGGCCTGCTCCAGGCCCGCGATGAGACGCAGCAGCGTGGACTTGCCACAGCCGGAGGGGCCCAGGAAGACGCAGAACTCGCGGTCCTCGATGGCCAGGTCCACGCCCTTGATGACTCGCGTGTCACCGAAGGACTTGGTCAGGGATTTGAGCTCGAGACGTGCCATGGAGCGTGCTCCGTTACTTGACGGCGCCGAAGGTGAGACCGCGGACGAGTTGTTTCTGCGAGCCCCAGCCCAGGACCAGGATCGGAGCGCAGGCGAGCGTGGAAATGGCGGACAGCCGGGCCCAGAAGAGGCCTTCAGGACTCGAGAACGAGGCGACCAGGGCGCTGAGGGGCGCGGCCTGGGTGGTGGTCAGGTTGAGGGACCAGAACGCCTCGTTCCAGTTGAGGATGAGCGCCAGCAGCGCGGTGGAGGCGAGTCCGCCCCGGCTGACGGGCAGGAGCACGCGGTAGATCTCCTGCGCGGTGGTGGCGCCGTCCATGCGCGCGGCCTCCAGGATGTCCCGGGGGATGTCCCGGAAGTAGGTGTAGATCATCCACACCATGATGGGCAGGTTGACGAGCGCGAACACGATGATGAGCAGGAAGCGCGTGTCGAGCAGACCCGTGAAGCGCGCCAGCAGGTAGATGGGCACCAGCACGCCCACGCCGGGCAGCATCTTGGTGGACAACATCCACATGAGGGTGCCCTGGGTGCGCTCGCCGGGATGGAAGGCGAACGCATAGGCCGCCGGCACCGACACGAGCATGCCCAGCAGCGTGGCGCCGCCGCTGGTGAGCAGCGAATTCAAGGCGAAGTGCAGGTAGTTGTTGCGCTCGAGGATCTCCCGGTAGTTCTCCAGCGTGGGGGTGAAGAGGAAACTCGGGGGCATGGAGAACGCGCCCAGCTCCGTCTTGAAGCTGGTGAGCACCATCCAGAAGATGGGGAAGAAGAGCAGCAGGGCGACGAGCCACGCGCAGATCGCGCGCACCGTCTCGGTGAGCTGGCGGCGTTTGTTCAAGTCGGGCATGGGTTCAGGCGTGGGTGAGGGATTTGCCGATCAGACGGAGCAGGAAGACGGCGACCAGGTTGGCGAGCACCACGGCGACGAGGCCTCCCGCGCTGGCGGCGCCCACGTCGAACTCGAGCAGGGCCTGCGTGAAGATGAGGAAGGGCAGGTTGGTGGTGGCGTCGCCCGGGCCTCCGCCGGTGGTGGTGAAGATCTCGGCGAAGACGTTGAGCAGGAAGATGGACTCCACCATCACCACCACCGCGATGGGCCGGGCCAGGTGCGGCAGCGTCAGGTGGCGGAAGATGGCCACCGGGGTGGCGCCGTCCATCTGCGCGGCCTCCTTCTGCTCCTGATCCATGGACTGTAGCGACGTCACGAAGATGAGGATGGCGAAGGGCAGCCATTCCCAGGCGACGATGAGGATGATGGACAGCAGGGGCCAGTCGGAGAACCAGTTGATGGGCGTGAGCCCCACCAGTTGGAAGACCCAGGCGAACAACCCGGACACCGGGTTCATCAGCAGGTTCTTCCAGACGAGCGCGCTCACCGTGGGCATGATGAAGAAGGGTGAGATGAGCAGCATGCGCACGATGCCCTGGCCCGGGAACTTCGCGTCCACGAGCACGCTGATGAGCACGCCGAACACCACGGTGATGACCAGCACGCTGCCCACCAGCAGCAGCGTGTTGACGATGCTCGTGAGGAAGCTCGGGTAGGTGAAGAAGTAGGTGAAGTTCTCCAGGCCCACGAACTTCGTCCTGCCCGGGTAGAGCAGGTTGTAATACTGCGTGGAGAAGTACAGCGTCATGACCAGCGGGACGATCATCCATGCGAACAGCATGAGGATCGCGGGGGCCGCGGTGAGGCGTCCGGCGCGGCTGGAGGGTTCGGCGGCTTCTCTCATCTCTGCGCTCCTGGAACTCCGTTCTGGTCGTAGTAGCCCGCGCGCTTCATCGTGCGCCGCACCGCTCCTTGCGAGGTGTGCAGCACCTTGTCCACGCGGCTGAAGCCCGCGAGGGCCCCGGAGAGCTGCCGGCCCACCATGCTGCCGATGGCCTGGAACTCGGGGATGGTGGCGAACTGCACGCCCGTGTACGGCACGGGCTCGAGGGTAGGGGAGTCGGGGTTGGCCGTCTGGATGGCTTCCCGGGTGACGAGGGCGAAGGGCGTCTTCTGGAGATACTCCCCGTTCGTATACGTGGACAGGCGAGTGCCGGGCGGCATGGCGGAGATGCCATGGTGCTGGGCCACCAGCTGGCCGTACTCCTTGGACGTGGCCCACTGGATGAACTCGAACGCGGCCTCCTTCTGGCGCGAGCTCGACGGCACCGCCAGCGCCCAGGTCCACAACCAGGAGCTGCCCTTGTCGGTGACGGCGCGCGGCGCCTTGGCGAACCCGACCTTGTCCGGCACCAGGCTCTGCGCCTTGTCGGTGACGAAGGAGCCCGCCACGCTCGCGTCCACCCACATGGCGCACT contains:
- a CDS encoding carbohydrate ABC transporter permease; this encodes MPDLNKRRQLTETVRAICAWLVALLLFFPIFWMVLTSFKTELGAFSMPPSFLFTPTLENYREILERNNYLHFALNSLLTSGGATLLGMLVSVPAAYAFAFHPGERTQGTLMWMLSTKMLPGVGVLVPIYLLARFTGLLDTRFLLIIVFALVNLPIMVWMIYTYFRDIPRDILEAARMDGATTAQEIYRVLLPVSRGGLASTALLALILNWNEAFWSLNLTTTQAAPLSALVASFSSPEGLFWARLSAISTLACAPILVLGWGSQKQLVRGLTFGAVK
- a CDS encoding carbohydrate ABC transporter permease gives rise to the protein MREAAEPSSRAGRLTAAPAILMLFAWMIVPLVMTLYFSTQYYNLLYPGRTKFVGLENFTYFFTYPSFLTSIVNTLLLVGSVLVITVVFGVLISVLVDAKFPGQGIVRMLLISPFFIMPTVSALVWKNLLMNPVSGLFAWVFQLVGLTPINWFSDWPLLSIILIVAWEWLPFAILIFVTSLQSMDQEQKEAAQMDGATPVAIFRHLTLPHLARPIAVVVMVESIFLLNVFAEIFTTTGGGPGDATTNLPFLIFTQALLEFDVGAASAGGLVAVVLANLVAVFLLRLIGKSLTHA